DNA from Roseomonas gilardii subsp. gilardii:
AGCGCACGGTCTGGCCGTAGTCGTTGATGAACCAGGGGGAGCCCAGCACGAGCAGGCTGTCGCCGGGCCGCGCCACCTGTTCCAGCGGTACGCCCTCCTCGAAACGCAACTGGCTCGCCGTCTTTCCGGCCAGGTGCCGCCGGCGCAGGCGCCGCCGCGTCAGTTCCAAGGCCTCCGCACCGGCCACGGCGGGCAGGCGCAGCAGTTCCCGCAGCGCGGCGCCCTGGAGGCGCAGCCCGGATGCGAGCAGCGCCCGGACATCCGGCTCCGCCCCATGCCCCATGCCGTCGTCGCGGGCCGCCCGTTCCACGCCTGGCCGCGCCGCTGTGGTGGAGGCCGGAGCGATGATTCGCCCGAAAGCCGATTCGATCTGCCGCCAGGAGACGGTGTCCAGCTGCCGGGGGCCGGAACGGCGCACGAAGCGCACCCGCCCCGCCCCGGCATCCGCGCCATGCAGGGCGCGACAGATCTCGAAGGTGACGCGCTGGATGCCACTGGGGCGCACGCCGGACTCGAAATACTGGACGAGATCGCCGATCTCGACCCAGATCGTGGAAGGCGCCTCCGCGTCCGGGGCCTGGCTGTTCATGATGGCGGGGCTGCTCGTGCCGGGGGCGCTCATGCGGACTGGTCCTGCTGGGCGGGCCCGGCGGCCTGCGCGGGCGGGGCCAGGACCCCTTCCAGGATGGCATCGGCGCTGTCGGACCAGGGGACATGGCGGAACTCGCGGGCGACGCGCTCTCGCCATTCCTCCAGCCCCTGCGGGTCCTCGATCACCGCGCGGATCGTGGCACAGGCATCGTCCAGGTCGTCCGGGTCGAAGTAGCGCGCCAGCGCCCCGGCCTCCGGCAGCGAGGTCCGGTCCGAGGCGATGCAGGGCCGCCCCAGCGCCAGGCTCTCGCTCACCGGCAGGCCCCAGCCTTCGAACAGTGAAGGAAACAGGGTGAAGCGGCAGCCACGGTAGAGGGCGAGAAGCTCCTCGTCGGACGGATCGCGCACCAGCCGGATCTTGCCGCCGAGCCATTCGGCGTTCTCCAACTGCTGCATCAGGTCGGCCACCAGCCAGCCGACGCGCCCGGCGAAGACCAGGGTGGGCACCTGCTCGCGCGGCATCTCGCTCAGCAGACGGCGCCAGACGCGGAACAGCAGCGCATGGTTCTTGCGCGCCTCCAGCGTCGAGACGAAAAGCACGTAGCTGCCCGGGCGCGGCAGGCCGCGCGGCCGCGCCGAGGCCAGCCGGTCGGCCTGCCCCGCAAGGCCGAAGCCGGTGCCGATGGGGATCGGCCGCACAGGTGCTTCCAGCACGAGGCCGGTCTCGGCGGCATAGGCTTCCACGTCATGGGCGGTGGCATGGCTGATGGCCATCAGCCGGGGGCATTCCGGCAGCACCGTCTCCACCCAGTGGCGGAAGCTCCGCACCAGATCGCGGGCACACCATTCGGGGCGGCGCAGCGGGATCAGGTCATAGAGCAGCAGGGCTGGCCGCAGCCCGTGGCGCTGCCGCAGCCGCCGCAGCAGCCCGGCATAATCCGTATGCACCCAGGCAGCGCCCAGGATCAGGAAGACATCGCCTGGCTGCGCCCGCAGGGAGGAAGCGGGCATAACAGCCACCCCAGGCTCCACGGGCGATGGGGCGGCCATGGAGGCGGCTGGCACCCCGGCGGAGAGAGCGCCGCCCTGCCGCCGGTTCCGCCACAGGGCGAGGCCGCGGCGGCCGGTCCGCAGCACGTTCATCTGCAGCACGGCCGCCTGCAGCAGGGCTTCCGAGGTTCGCGGCGGCAGCTTCTGCAGGCGGTGGATCAGGCCGAAGCGCAGGCGCTGCAAGAATGGCCTGCCCCGGCGAACGCGCAGCGCGAGCTGGCGGCGCGGCGGCAAGGATGACACCGGATTCCCGCCATGGCCGGCGGACAGGTGCCCGAACAGCGCGGCGACCTCGGCAAAGGGGACCTCCCGCAGGAGATCCGGCCCGGCATCGTGGCGGACGAAGGCGATCCGTGGCGCATCCGGCTGCCTCGCCGCCCGCTCCGGCAGCACACGCAGGATCTCGAAGACCAGGCGCTGGATGCCGCTGGGGCGCGGATTGGCGAGGGCGTACTGGAAGAGGTCTTCGACATCGACCCAGAGGGTACGGCGCACAGGCTCGGGGGGCATGGAAACTGGGACCATTGTCGGTATCCGGAACTCTACCTCGAATGCCCCGGTCCGCCCTCGGCGTGCCGGGTCGCGTTACGCCTTCCGTCCGGACCCAGGGTGGATCGCGGACAGCAAAGCGGCGTCAGGGCGCCCGGTTTCTTTCCCCATTTTGTTGCATCGGCATCGCCTTCTGGTTTCGCGGAGTGCCCGCCAATGCGCAAGCCCGGCCGGGGTTTTCCGGATGGCTGGATGCTTCACGGGAACGAGTGCGGCATGGAAGCCGCAGCCCGGCGCGTGTCAGCCCGCGTCGGCACCCTCGGCCGGCACGGGGCGCGGGCGGCCTTCCTCGTCCAGCGCCACGAAGGTGAAGACCGCCTCGGTCACCCGGTTGCGGTCCTCGCTGTGCCGCTCCCGCCGCCAGGCCTCCACCCGGATGCGGAGCGAGGTGCGGCCCACCGAGAGGATCTGCGCGTAGAGGCTCACCTCGTCGCCCACCTTCACCGGGGAATGGAAGCTGATCGCCTCCACCGCCACGGTGGCGCAGCGGCCGCGGGCACGGCGGGCGGCGGCGTTGCCGGCCGCGAGGTCCATCTGCGCCATCAGCCAGCCGCCGAAAATGTCGCCCGACGGGTTGGTGTCGGCCGGCATGGCGATGGTGCGGATGAGGGGCGCGGCCTCGGGCGGCAACGGGTTTTTCACGGCTCTTCCTTCTCCTCGCCCTCGGCGGCATCGTCCACCGGGTGCAGGTCGCGGGCCACCTCGGGCCGGCGCATCAGGGCGTCGATGCGCATGGCATGATCCAACGCCGTATCGGCCTGGAAATGCAATTCCGGCGCCGCGCGCAGCCGCACCGCCTTGGCCACCTGGGTCCGCAGGAAGGGCTGGGAACGCTTCAGCGCGTCCAGCAGCTCCTTGTCCGCCGTCTGCCCGAGCCGGGACACGAAGACCGTCATGTGCTTCAGGTCAGGGGAGGCGCGGACCTCCGTCACCGTGACCCGCGCGGCGGCCAGTTCCGGGTCGCGCACATCGCCGCGCGCCAGTACGGCCGCCAGGGCGTGGCGGATTTCCTCGGCCACCCGAAGCTGGCGCTGGGAGGGGGCGGCCTCCGCCCCCTTCTCTCGGCTCGCTTGCTCATCTCTCGTTCCCGCACTCTCAAAAACATCGAGGCCCCCGCGGTGTCCCGCGGAGGCCCCATTTCGTCCGGACGGCCCCTGGAGGGGGCCGGGGCGGATCAGTCGGCCGCCACGGTCTCCGTCTCGTAGCACTCGATCTGGTCGCCGACGCGGATGTCGTTGTAGTTCGCGAAGGACATGCCGCACTCGTAGCCGTTGGTGACTTCCTTCACGTCGTCCTTGAAGCGGCGCAGCGTGGACAGGGTGCCCTGGTGGATCACCACGCCGTCGCGCAACAGGCGGACGCCCGCGCCACGCTTCACCACACCCTCGGTCACGCGGCAGCCTGCGATGTTGCCGAGACGCTTGACCTCGAAGACCTGCAGGATCTGCGCGTAGCCCAGGAACTTCTCGCGCTGGATCGGGGCGAGCTTGCCCTTGACCAGCTTCTCGATGTCGTCGGCCACCTCGTAGATGATCGAGTAGTAGCGGATCTCCACGCCCTCGCGCTGCGCCAGCTCCCGCGCCTGGGTCGTGGCGCGGACGTTGAAGGCCACCACCACGGCATCGGACGCCTTGGCGAGCTGGATGTCGCTCTCGGTGATCTGGCCCACGCCGCTGTGCAGCACGCGCACCTTCACCTCGTCGCGGCTGAGCTTGCCGAGCGTCACGCCGAGCGCCTCGGCCGAGCCCTGCACGTCCGCCTTGACGACGACCGCCACCTCCTTCTGCTCGCCCGCCTGGATGCGGGCCAGCATGTCGTTCAGCGTGCCGCGGCTCGCGCTCAGCGCGGCGGCCTGCTTCTCGCGGGCCTGGCGCTGGCGGAACTCGGAGATCTCCTTCGCCCGGCCCTCATCCTCGACGGCGACGAAATTCTCGCCGGCCGAGGGGACGCCCGAAAGGCCCAGGATCTCCACCGGCAGGGAGGGCGGCGCCTCCTTCACATTGCGCGACTTGTCGTCGATCAGCGCGCGGACGCGGCCCCATTCGGTGCCGGCCACGACGATGTCGCCCTGGCGCAGCGTGCCCTTCTGGACCAGCACGGTGGCCACCGGGCCGCGGCCCTTGTCCAGCTTGGACTCGATCACCGTGCCCTCGCCGGCGCGGTCCGGGTTGGCGCGCAGGTCCAGCACCTCGGCCTGCAGGGAGATCGCCTCCAGCAGCTTGTCGAGGTTGGTGCCCTTGAGCGCGGAGACCTCGATCTCCTGCGTCTCGCCGCCCAGGCTCTCCACCACGACCTCGTGCTGCAGCAGCTCGTTGCGCACGCGCTCGGGGTTCACGCCCGGCTTGTCGATCTTGTTGACCGCCACGATCATCGGCACGTTGGCCGCGCGGGCATGGCGGATCGCCTCGACCGTCTGGGGCATGACGCCGTCATCGGCCGCCACCACCAGCACCACCATGTCCGTCACCGAGGCGCCGCGGGCGCGCATGGCCGTGAAGGCCTCGTGGCCCGGGGTATCGATGAAGGTGACCTTGGAGCCGTCCGGCACCGTGATCTGGTAGGCGCCGATATGCTGCGTGATGCCGCCGGCCTCGCGCGCCGCCACGTCGGTCTTGCGCAGCGCGTCCAGCAGCGAGGTCTTGCCGTGATCGACATGGCCCATGATGGTCACGACCGGCGGACGGGGCAGCAGATCCTCGTCCTGGTCGACCGCGCCCTCCAGGCCCAGCTCCACGTCGCTTTCCGAGACGCGGCGCGGACGGTGGCCGAACTCGGTCACCACCAGCTCCGCCGTGTCGGCATCGATGGACTGGGTCAGGGTCGCCATCACGCCCATGCGGAACAGCGCCTTCACCACCTCGCCGCCACGGGCGGCCATGCGGTTCGCCAGTTCCTGCACGGTGATGACGTCGGGGATGGTGACGTCGCGGACGACCTTCACCCCATCCGAGCGCAGGCGCGCCAGCTCCGCCTGCCGCCGCTCGCGCTCACGGGCGCGGCGGACGGAGGCCAGGGAGCGGGAACGGTCGTCCTCACCCTCGATGGCGGCCTGGACGTCGATCCGGCCCTCGCGGCGCCGGTCGGCGCCCACGGGGGGCTTGCGCGCCGGGGGCGCCGCCGGGCGGCGGGCCGCCGGAGCGGTGGAAGGCCCGGCACGGCGCGACGGGGCGCGGCGATCGGTTTCCTCGATGGCGGGGGCGCCGCTGGCGATCGGCAGGCGAGGCGCACCGGCACCCGCGCCGCCACCAGGGCCACGCGCGCCATAACCACCACCGGCACCGCCGGGGCCACCCGAACGCGCGCCATAGCCGCCACCGGCACCGCCGGGGCCACCCGAACGCGCACCGTAGCCGCCACCGGCACCACCGCCGGGGCCACCCGAACGCGCACCGTAGCCGCCACCGGCACCACCGCCGGGGCCGCCCGAACGCGCACCATAGCCGCCGCCGGCACCACCGCCGGGGCCGCCCGAGCGGGCGCCATAGCCGCCACCGGCACCGCCGGGGCCACCCGAACGCGCGCCATAGCCGCCACCGGCACCGCCGGGGCCACCCGAACGCGCGCCATAGCCGCCACCGGCACCGCCGGGGCCACCCGAACGCGCGCCGTAGCCGCCACCGGCACCGCCGGGGCCACCCGAACGCGCACCATAGCCACCGCCCGCGCCGCCATCACGGTCGCGGCCGAAATCACGGGCCGGGCGCTCATCACGAGCGGGCCGGTCGTCGCGGGGCCGTTCCTCGCGGACCGGCGGGCGCGCCTGGACCGGGGCCGCAGCCGGAGCGGCCGGAGCAGGCGCGGCGGGCGCCGGCTGCTCGGGCTGCGGCGGTGCGGCGGCCACCGCGGCACGGCGGCGGGATTCCTCCTCGGCAGCACGCCGGGAGGCTTCCTCGGCGGCCCGCTTCGCTTCCTCGGCGGCCCGGCGCTGCGCCTCCTCCTCGGCGGCCCGGCGCTGGGCTTCCTCGGCGGCCGAGCGGATCGCCAGGGCCTGGCGCTCACGCTCCTCACGCTGCCGCTGGGCCTCCAGGCGGCGCTGCTCCTCCAGCACGCGCAGGCGGTTGGCCTGCTCGCCCTGGGTCAGCGGCCGGCCGGCTTGCGGCGCACCGCCGCCACCGCGCGAACCCGAACCCGAGCGCGCGGCGCCGCCGGAGCGGCCACCCGGCGCGGCGCCGGGCCGGGCCGGGCCCGTCGCGGCCACCGGTGCGGGGGCCGGGGTCCGCTTCTTCACCACCTCGACCTGCACGGTCTTGGAACGGCCATGGCTGAAGGACTGGCGCACGCTGCCCGCCGCTTCCGTCTTGCCGAGTTCCATCCGTCCGCCGGGCCGCAGGCTCAGCCGCCCCTTGGCCGCGTCCTGCTCGTTCCCGTCGCCCATCGGCCCGCCATCTGTACCCGTCGTATTCTTTTCAGCCACGCACACTCTCCACGGCGCTGATGAAGCCGCCCAGACGGGCCGCCTCTCGCGCGATCTCCTGGGCCAACCGGCCCTTTGCGACCGCCACGTGCACCGCGTGGTCGCGTCCGAAAATTCCCCCCAGCTCCGCCGCCGTCAGGGCGGCGAAGACCGGGATGTCCCTGGCCCCGACCAGCCGCGAGCGTTCCGCCGCGCTGCCATCGGAAGCCTGCGCCACCAGGCCGGCCCGGCCGGCCTGCAGCCATTCACGCGCCTGCTGGAAGCCGCACACGGCCTGACCCGCACGCCGCGCGAAACCCAGAAGGTCCCGCAGGCGCTGCCTCAGGCCAGCCTCGATCCGTGCATTCAGGTCGGGGGAGGGTTGACCGGCCCACGGGCCGCCCTGGCAAAGGCCGCGCGCTTGAGCGCGGCTTCTAGCACATCGGCCCGCGCGCTCAACCACATTCCCCGCCCAGGCAGCCGTTCGGCCAGGTCAGGAACGAGTTCCCGACCTGGACCGATGACAAACCGGATCATGCTTTCCTTCGGGAGGCTCTCGCGCGTCACGACACAGCGGCGCAGCGGTCCCTTCTCCTCGGGATCGGGTTGCCCCATCTCCGCCGGCGGCAGGCCGGACGGATCGCCGGAGGGCGCCTGCATGGCACCCTCGGCGTCGGGCCGGCCCGTTATGACATCGCGTGTGTCATCATGGTTCGGTACGGGTGGCGTTGTCTGTCTCCTCACCGGAATTTCCGGCACCGGCGTGGTCGGCCGCCTCGGCGGCCCCTTCCTCGCCCTCGAACCAGTGCTGGCGCGCCGCCATGATGATGGCGTTCGCCGTCTCTTCGTCGATGCTGTCCTCGCCCAGGATCTCGACCAGTTCGTCCGAGGCGAGGTCGCCCAGGTCGTCGAGCGTCTTGATGCCCTTCTCGCCGAGGGTCACGAGCGTCGCAGGGCTGAAGCCGCCGACCTCGGCCACGGCATCGTCCACGCCCAGGGCGCGGCGCTTGTCGTCCAGCTCCTGGTCGCGGCTTTCCAGCCAGGCATGGCCACGGCGCTTCAGCTCCTGGGCCACGGTCTCGTCGAAGCCCTCGATCTCGGCCAGTTCCTCGTCCGGGGCGTCCACGACCTCCTCGATCGTGGTGAAGCCCTCGGTGACCAGCAGGCCGGCGATCACGTCGTCCACGTCCAGCCCATCGACGAAGAGGCTGGTGCGCTTGCGGAACTCCTCCTGCCGGCGCTCGCTCTCCTCGGTCTCCGTCTGGATGTCGATGTCGAAGCGCGTGAGCTGGGAGGCGAGGCGCACGTTCTGGCCACGGCGCCCGATGGCCAGCGAAAGCTGGTCATCCGGCACCACGACTTCAACCCGGCGCCCCTCATCGTCCAGCACCACCTTGGTCACCTCGGCCGGGGCCAGGGCGTTCACCAGGAAGGTCGCGGGGTCGCCGGACCAGGGGATGATGTCGATGCGCTCGCCCTGCAGCTCCGCCACCACGGCCTGCACGCGCGATCCGCGCATGCCGACGCAGGCGCCGACCGGGTCGATGGAGCTGTCGCGGCTGATCACCGCCATCTTGGCGCGCGAGCCCGGGTCGCGGGCCACGGCCTTGATCTCGATGATGCCGTCGTAGATCTCCGGCACCTCCTGGGCGAAGAGCTTGGCCAGGAAGCCGGGATGGGTGCGGGAGAGGAAGATCTGCGGACCGCGCGTCTCCTCCCGCACGTCGTAGATATAGGCGCGCACCCGGTCGCCGTTGCGGAAAGCCTCGCGCGGGATGGTCTCGTCGCGGCGCAGCAGCGCCTCCGCCCGGCCGAGATCGACCATCAGGTTGCCGTATTCGGTGCGCTTGACCACACCGTTGATGATCTCGCCGACGCGGTCCTTGTACTCGTCGAACTGCTTCTTGCGCTCGACCTCCCGCACCCGCTGCACGATCACCTGCTTGGCGGTCTGGGCGGCGATGCGGCCGAAGTCGATCGGCGGCAGCGGATCGACGATGAACTGCCCCGCCTCGATCTCCGGCTGGAACTTGCGCGCGATCCGGAGCGGGATCTGCGTCTCCTCGTTCTCGACCGTGTCGGCGTCCACCACCTCGGTCCAGCGGGACAGCTTCACCTCGCCGGAGCGGCGGTCGATGGTGGCGCGGATGTCCTTCTCCGCGCCGTACTTGGCGCGGCCGGCCTTCTGGATGGCCTGCTCCATGGCCTCCAGCACCTCATCGCGCTCGATCATCTTCTCGCGCGCGACGGCGTCGGCCACCTGCAGCAGTTCGGGGCGAAGGACGGAGGCGTCCAGAGCCATTGGCGTCAGTTCCTCTTCGCGTGCGGCTTGCGGCGCGGCTGCTCGTCCGCCTCTTCGGCGTCCCCGGCCTCGCCCGCCGTTTCCGCCGCCGTGGCGGCGATCAACTCGTCGGTCAGCACCAGCTTGGCGCGGCGGATGGTGTCGCGCGGGATCACCGCCTCGCCACCCTCGTCCAGCCGGAGCTTCACCTCATTCTCGTCCGCCGCCAGGATACGGCCCTT
Protein-coding regions in this window:
- a CDS encoding glycosyltransferase family 4 protein — protein: MPPEPVRRTLWVDVEDLFQYALANPRPSGIQRLVFEILRVLPERAARQPDAPRIAFVRHDAGPDLLREVPFAEVAALFGHLSAGHGGNPVSSLPPRRQLALRVRRGRPFLQRLRFGLIHRLQKLPPRTSEALLQAAVLQMNVLRTGRRGLALWRNRRQGGALSAGVPAASMAAPSPVEPGVAVMPASSLRAQPGDVFLILGAAWVHTDYAGLLRRLRQRHGLRPALLLYDLIPLRRPEWCARDLVRSFRHWVETVLPECPRLMAISHATAHDVEAYAAETGLVLEAPVRPIPIGTGFGLAGQADRLASARPRGLPRPGSYVLFVSTLEARKNHALLFRVWRRLLSEMPREQVPTLVFAGRVGWLVADLMQQLENAEWLGGKIRLVRDPSDEELLALYRGCRFTLFPSLFEGWGLPVSESLALGRPCIASDRTSLPEAGALARYFDPDDLDDACATIRAVIEDPQGLEEWRERVAREFRHVPWSDSADAILEGVLAPPAQAAGPAQQDQSA
- a CDS encoding acyl-CoA thioesterase, yielding MPADTNPSGDIFGGWLMAQMDLAAGNAAARRARGRCATVAVEAISFHSPVKVGDEVSLYAQILSVGRTSLRIRVEAWRRERHSEDRNRVTEAVFTFVALDEEGRPRPVPAEGADAG
- the rbfA gene encoding 30S ribosome-binding factor RbfA, whose amino-acid sequence is MAEEIRHALAAVLARGDVRDPELAAARVTVTEVRASPDLKHMTVFVSRLGQTADKELLDALKRSQPFLRTQVAKAVRLRAAPELHFQADTALDHAMRIDALMRRPEVARDLHPVDDAAEGEEKEEP
- the infB gene encoding translation initiation factor IF-2 gives rise to the protein MGADRRREGRIDVQAAIEGEDDRSRSLASVRRARERERRQAELARLRSDGVKVVRDVTIPDVITVQELANRMAARGGEVVKALFRMGVMATLTQSIDADTAELVVTEFGHRPRRVSESDVELGLEGAVDQDEDLLPRPPVVTIMGHVDHGKTSLLDALRKTDVAAREAGGITQHIGAYQITVPDGSKVTFIDTPGHEAFTAMRARGASVTDMVVLVVAADDGVMPQTVEAIRHARAANVPMIVAVNKIDKPGVNPERVRNELLQHEVVVESLGGETQEIEVSALKGTNLDKLLEAISLQAEVLDLRANPDRAGEGTVIESKLDKGRGPVATVLVQKGTLRQGDIVVAGTEWGRVRALIDDKSRNVKEAPPSLPVEILGLSGVPSAGENFVAVEDEGRAKEISEFRQRQAREKQAAALSASRGTLNDMLARIQAGEQKEVAVVVKADVQGSAEALGVTLGKLSRDEVKVRVLHSGVGQITESDIQLAKASDAVVVAFNVRATTQARELAQREGVEIRYYSIIYEVADDIEKLVKGKLAPIQREKFLGYAQILQVFEVKRLGNIAGCRVTEGVVKRGAGVRLLRDGVVIHQGTLSTLRRFKDDVKEVTNGYECGMSFANYNDIRVGDQIECYETETVAAD
- a CDS encoding DUF448 domain-containing protein; the encoded protein is MQAPSGDPSGLPPAEMGQPDPEEKGPLRRCVVTRESLPKESMIRFVIGPGRELVPDLAERLPGRGMWLSARADVLEAALKRAAFARAARGPVNPPPT
- the nusA gene encoding transcription termination factor NusA gives rise to the protein MALDASVLRPELLQVADAVAREKMIERDEVLEAMEQAIQKAGRAKYGAEKDIRATIDRRSGEVKLSRWTEVVDADTVENEETQIPLRIARKFQPEIEAGQFIVDPLPPIDFGRIAAQTAKQVIVQRVREVERKKQFDEYKDRVGEIINGVVKRTEYGNLMVDLGRAEALLRRDETIPREAFRNGDRVRAYIYDVREETRGPQIFLSRTHPGFLAKLFAQEVPEIYDGIIEIKAVARDPGSRAKMAVISRDSSIDPVGACVGMRGSRVQAVVAELQGERIDIIPWSGDPATFLVNALAPAEVTKVVLDDEGRRVEVVVPDDQLSLAIGRRGQNVRLASQLTRFDIDIQTETEESERRQEEFRKRTSLFVDGLDVDDVIAGLLVTEGFTTIEEVVDAPDEELAEIEGFDETVAQELKRRGHAWLESRDQELDDKRRALGVDDAVAEVGGFSPATLVTLGEKGIKTLDDLGDLASDELVEILGEDSIDEETANAIIMAARQHWFEGEEGAAEAADHAGAGNSGEETDNATRTEP